The Lysobacter gummosus sequence GGGCAAGATCGCCGCGGTCGCGCGCCAGGGTGCGGGCATCGCCTCGGAGTACAAGCTGGTGCTGGACCTGCGCCGCTTCGAATCCGATTACGCCGGCAACGCCACGCCATCGGCGGTGATCGAGATCAACGCCAAGCTGATGCACAACGCCGACCAGAAAGTGGTCGCCTCGCGCACCTTCCTGCAATCCAGCCCGGCCGCGAGCGTCGACGTGCCGGATGTCATCAACGCCTTCGAGCAGTCGATGCAGACCGTCGTCACTCAGATCGCGGGGTGGACGCTGACTTCGGGCGATGCGCACGAGAAGACGCACAAGCGCTGATCCGCCGATCGCGCCGACGCCGGTCACCGACAACGGTCATGCGCGAGCATGGCCGTTGTCGTTTGCGACGACAGCTTGCCGACAGCTTCGCGACAGGTTCGCGAAAACGTTGTAATCGGTGACTGCCAACACAAGCCGCGCCACGGCGCGCTCCTAGACTGCGCCGCGCCGATGCCTGGCGCCGCCTCCGGAGGAAAGTCATGACCGCACCGTTCTCGCAGCGCCGCCGCGTCAGCGCGCGCCGCGCCCTGCTCACGCTCGCGCTGGGCGTCGAGCTTCTCGCCTGCATCGGCCTGGCCCAGGCCACGCCGCCGGGCACCATCGATTACGAAAACGTGGGCGGCACGCCGCTGCGCGCGATCGGCCGCGACATCCAGGCGCCGGTCGCGAATACCAGCGTGCTGTTCGGCGCGCAGTTGCTCAATCCGCAACCGGTCACCTACGATCAGGTCGTGTTCGCGGTGCGCGATGCCAGCGATCGCAATTTCGACCTGGGCCATCAGAACAACTACACCGTCGGCACGACCCAGCGCGAACTCACCGCAAGCGGGCAATTCCCGGCCGGGCAGTATCGCTACTGGCTGTCGTACTACGCCGGCGGGCAGTGGACCAATCTCGCTCCCGAGCGCAGCTTCACCGTCGCCGCCGCGCCGCCCGGCGGCGATCCGGTCGATAGCCGGCCGCTCGGCGCCGGCAGCAACTGGGTCTATAAGTTCGGGGACGAATTCACCGCCGCCACGGTGGACTGGAACAAGTGGGCCGACAATTCCTCGGCCGAATCCGATAACGGCCACGGCAACCCGGGCAACCAGCAGTTGGAGTGGAATCAGGCCGCCAATTGCTCGGTCGGCAACGGCGTACTGGCGATGCAGGCCAAGCGCGAGCGCGTGCGCTCGCCGTCGGGGCGCTATTACGACTGGACTTCGTGCCTGCTGTCCTCGCACAAGCGCTACAACTTCCGCTATGGCTTTATCGAGGCGCGCATGAAACTGCCGGGCGTGGCCGGTTTCTGGCCGGCGTTCTGGACGTTTCAGGCGCCCGGCGCGCAGCAGTGGAACGAAACCGACGTGTTCGAGTATTACTCCGACAACAAGAGCCGGCTGTACTTGAATCAGTATGTGATCAAGAACGGCGCCGAGGATCTGGACAGTTACATCCACACCATCAGCTTCGATCCGAGCGCGGGGTATCACGTCTACGGCGCCGATATCTCGCCGGATGCGACACGGTTCTATGTGGACGGGCAGCTGGTTCGCACGACTCGCAATATCAGCCAGATCGAAACTTCGATCCTGGTCGATCATTTCGTCTATGCGGGCAAGCCGCCGGCTTCGACCACGCAGTCGGCGACGACGTATGTGGATTACATTCGCGCTTGGCAGCGGCCTTGATTCGCGGTTGAGCGGGCGCGTCGTTCCGGTTGCGGGTGTGCCGCAATCGGAACGAAAGGCATCGGGCCTGAAGGCCCTCCCACAAAAGTTGCCGAAGGCCCGCATGACTTTTGTGGAAGGGCCTTCAGCCCCGACGC is a genomic window containing:
- a CDS encoding glycoside hydrolase family 16 protein — its product is MTAPFSQRRRVSARRALLTLALGVELLACIGLAQATPPGTIDYENVGGTPLRAIGRDIQAPVANTSVLFGAQLLNPQPVTYDQVVFAVRDASDRNFDLGHQNNYTVGTTQRELTASGQFPAGQYRYWLSYYAGGQWTNLAPERSFTVAAAPPGGDPVDSRPLGAGSNWVYKFGDEFTAATVDWNKWADNSSAESDNGHGNPGNQQLEWNQAANCSVGNGVLAMQAKRERVRSPSGRYYDWTSCLLSSHKRYNFRYGFIEARMKLPGVAGFWPAFWTFQAPGAQQWNETDVFEYYSDNKSRLYLNQYVIKNGAEDLDSYIHTISFDPSAGYHVYGADISPDATRFYVDGQLVRTTRNISQIETSILVDHFVYAGKPPASTTQSATTYVDYIRAWQRP